A part of Astyanax mexicanus isolate ESR-SI-001 chromosome 2, AstMex3_surface, whole genome shotgun sequence genomic DNA contains:
- the stox2b gene encoding storkhead-box protein 2 isoform X3, which produces MSPISQSQFIPLGEILCLAISAMNSARKTVTQETLIEHLATCFPGVPTPSLEILRHTLNMLVRERKIYPTPEGYFIVTPQTYFITPSLIRTNSKWYHLDERIPAAMQQPCSSPPSGTVTPSASGCVRERQHHKNHAEPYSDSYREDLPSTHTSTLQRRSKEHKEAPYPVSPPPQQSSEKSKSALSFAFKTDGSSKQRDGGSSTAGSEKQSKKFGLKLFRLSFKKDKTKHLATFSAQFPPEEWPLRDEETPSAVPRDVEMEIIRRINPDLTVENLARHTAVMKRLEEEKAQRNKANASAQQNARGKRGRGHRKVQQSKQSRSHSKTRASRGDPSEGSNLDISYDRDYKFYSSSLVRSPRETMMSMERNRGKYMVHSNPNIVESHFTTAPEWDVSGELAKRRTEMPFPEPSRAQSHSKVHRSHSHTQERKSRNERSDKAKERSRSMDNSKGPLGGPYLGTPEDFECSPDDRSRYYTDDGTLRASTQKSHYSRTMLSAARLNTDVCVPDIGRGTPEDAMHCRPLEKSKSKDSLPAYNDLKSCSPKTLVDDYYQRSASGEASFSAPSPLTKSSHDFADSIWKGIPSDRPAPLLTSPHLGEYKDDSSMGQNSITLSVPNQTPEPLPNGRLMHQHNPDSGDLDKIGEVYSQESLFKPLDYVESSFSRPGTMRKSPHTKSAEVLETQEHFDEPLPLSSLPPTSGQEQASCAETTFDYYNVSDDDSESAGHKNKVEEKGREGGGTMQWLLEREKERDLQRKFEKNLTFLSPKEGESNNSQKSAHSTRLDSMDSSSVTVDSGFNSPRTRESLASNTSSNVENSRRQNMALSPGHIGTKRPPPPYHAPTFRSIPEPPAARPEKQASITSV; this is translated from the exons GTGTGCCCACTCCAAGCCTGGAGATCTTGCGCCATACCCTCAACATGCTCGTCCGGGAACGTAAGATCTACCCGACTCCAGAGGGTTATTTCATCGTCACCCCGCAGACCTACTTCATCACACCTTCCCTTATTCGAACCAACAGCAAGTGGTACCACCTGGATGAGAGGATCCCGGCGGCCATGCAACAGCCGTGCTCTTCTCCTCCCTCAGGCACTGTTACACCCTCTGCTTCAGGCTGCGTCAGGGAGCGGCAGCACCACAAGAACCACGCCGAGCCTTACAGCGACAGTTACCGGGAAGACCTGCCCAGCACACACACCTCCACGCTACAGAGGAGGTCCAAGGAACACAAGGAGGCACCATACCCAGTGTCTCCACCTCCTCAGCAATCCTCTGAGAAGAGCAAAAGCGCATTGAGCTTTGCCTTCAAAACGGATGGCAGCAGCAAGCAAAGGGATGGAGGCAGCAGTACCGCAGGCAGTGAGAAGCAGTCTAAGAAGTTCGGCCTGAAACTCTTTAGGTTAAGCTTCAAAAAGGACAAAACAAAACACCTGGCCACGTTTTCAGCCCAGTTTCCACCTGAGGAGTGGCCTCTGCGGGACGAGGAGACACCCAGTGCCGTTCCTCGGGACGTGGAGATGGAGATAATCCGGCGCATAAACCCGGATCTAACGGTGGAGAACCTGGCACGGCATACAGCTGTAATGAAGCGCCTGGAAGAAGAGAAGGCCCAAAGGAACAAAGCTAACGCATCGGCGCAACAGAATGCACGTGGAAAGCGTGGTCGGGGCCACCGCAAGGTTCAGCAAAGCAAGCAGTCACGCAGTCACAGCAAGACGCGTGCATCCAGAGGGGACCCTTCTGAGGGTTCCAACCTGGATATATCCTACGACCGGGACTACAAGTTCTATAGCTCTTCGCTGGTGCGGTCGCCAAGGGAGACTATGATGTCCATGGAGCGAAACAGGGGAAAGTACATGGTACATAGCAACCCGAACATTGTGGAGTCGCATTTCACTACAGCGCCTGAATGGGACGTGTCAGGTGAGCTGGCCAAGAGGAGGACAGAGATGCCTTTTCCAGAACCGTCCCGGGCACAGTCGCATTCAAAGGTCCACCGCAGCCATAGCCACACCCAAGAAAGGAAGTCTCGAAACGAGAGGTCAGACAAGGCCAAAGAGAGGTCGCGCTCAATGGACAACTCCAAAGGTCCCCTGGGGGGTCCCTACCTGGGCACCCCTGAGGACTTTGAGTGCAGTCCTGACGACAGGAGTCGGTACTACACTGACGACGGAACTTTGAGGGCGTCCACGCAAAAGAGCCACTACTCCCGCACTATGCTCTCTGCTGCTAGGTTAAATACTGACGTTTGCGTGCCTGATATTGGGAGGGGGACCCCCGAGGATGCCATGCACTGTAGGCCCCTGGAAAAGAGCAAAAGTAAAGACAGCTTGCCGGCCTACAATGACCTTAAGTCCTGCTCTCCCAAAACGCTTGTGGATGACTATTACCAACGCAGTGCATCGGGTGAGGCCTCTTTCTCGGCTCCCTCCCCTCTTACGAAATCCAGCCACGATTTTGCAGACAGCATCTGGAAGGGAATTCCTTCAGATCGACCCGCTCCGCTTCTGACCTCACCCCATCTTGGGGAATACAAGGACGATTCCTCGATGGGACAAAATAGTATAACTTTATCGGTGCCTAACCAGACACCCGAGCCTTTGCCCAATGGACGCTTGATGCACCAACACAACCCAGACTCAGGTGACTTGGACAAAATTGGGGAGGTTTACAGCCAGGAGTCTTTGTTCAAACCTTTAGACTATGTGGAGAGCAGCTTCTCCAGGCCTGGTACGATGCGCAAGTCTCCGCACACCAAGTCAGCAGAGGTACTGGAGACCCAGGAACACTTTGATGAACCTCTCCCGCTGTCCTCCTTGCCACCGACCTCGGGGCAGGAGCAGGCCTCGTGTGCCGAAACCACCTTCGACTACTACAACGTGTCAGACGATGATTCTGAGAGTGCCGGTCATAAGAACAAAGTAGAAGAAAAGGGTCGGGAAGGTGGTGGGACGATGCAGTGGCTTCTCGAGCGCGAGAAGGAGCGAGATCTCCAGCGCAAGTTTGAAAAGAACCTCACGTTCCTCAGCCCCAAAGAGGGCGAGAGCAACAATAGCCAGAAGTCGGCCCACTCCACACGCCTCGACAGCATGGACTCCAGCAGTGTGACTGTGGACAGTGGATTTAATTCCCCACG CACTCGAGAGAGCCTCGCCTCCAACACTTCGAGCAACGTAGAGAACAGCCGGCGGCAGAACATGGCTCTGAGTCCCGGTCACATCGGCACCAAGAGGCCGCCGCCGCCCTACCATGCACCCACCTTCCGCTCCATCCCCGAGCCACCTGCCGCCCGCCCCGAGAAACAAGCCTCCATCACCAGCGTGTAG